Proteins from one Embleya scabrispora genomic window:
- a CDS encoding SDR family NAD(P)-dependent oxidoreductase: MSRTALVTGANSGLGLATVLALARAGVDTVGSVRTAAKAEAVLAAADAAGVEVRTVLLDVTDAAGGKDVIERIRPDILVNNAGGTAFAPVLDVSEEDARHQLETALFGPMRLARFAVPHMRERGWGRVVQISSLAGRITYPLLGWYQAGKHALEAASGALRVELAGAGIDVVVVSPGGFRSGATEEMADAVERHRGTAFATAFRRMDLGFSIMKPLWSEPETVADTIALAATTKSPRSRYVVGVDAHLTLLVHQATEPFAMVRALKEGVVRRVTGL; encoded by the coding sequence GTGAGCAGAACGGCACTGGTCACCGGCGCCAACTCCGGGCTCGGCCTGGCCACCGTGCTCGCGCTGGCCCGGGCGGGCGTGGACACCGTCGGCAGTGTGCGTACGGCGGCCAAGGCCGAGGCGGTCCTGGCCGCGGCGGACGCGGCCGGGGTCGAGGTGCGCACCGTGCTCCTGGACGTCACCGACGCGGCCGGCGGCAAGGACGTGATCGAGCGGATCCGTCCCGACATCCTGGTCAACAACGCCGGCGGCACCGCGTTCGCCCCCGTGCTCGACGTGTCGGAGGAGGACGCCCGCCACCAGCTGGAGACCGCGCTGTTCGGCCCGATGCGGCTGGCCCGCTTCGCCGTTCCGCACATGCGCGAACGCGGGTGGGGCCGGGTGGTGCAGATCTCCTCGCTGGCCGGACGGATCACATATCCGCTGCTCGGCTGGTATCAGGCCGGGAAGCACGCGCTGGAGGCGGCGTCGGGCGCGTTGCGGGTGGAGTTGGCCGGGGCCGGAATCGACGTCGTGGTGGTCTCGCCCGGCGGCTTTCGCAGCGGCGCCACCGAGGAGATGGCCGACGCGGTCGAGCGCCATCGCGGCACCGCGTTCGCCACCGCGTTCCGCCGGATGGACCTGGGCTTTTCGATCATGAAGCCGCTGTGGAGCGAGCCGGAGACGGTCGCCGACACGATCGCCCTGGCCGCCACCACGAAGTCGCCCAGGTCGCGCTACGTGGTCGGGGTCGACGCACATCTGACGCTGCTCGTGCACCAGGCCACCGAACCGTTCGCGATGGTGCGCGCGCTCAAGGAGGGAGTCGTCCGCCGAGTCACGGGCCTGTAG
- the argB gene encoding acetylglutamate kinase: protein MRTESADKQGRNNAALAKAHTLIEALPWLERFYGKTVVIKFGGNAMVDDALKQAFAQDLVFLRFAGLRPVIVHGGGPQISAQLDRLGIESSFAGGLRVTTPEAMDVVRMVLAGQVQREIVGLINRHGPFAVGMTGEDAHTMTAEKRLAVVDGESVDIGLVGDIVEVDPGAIRALLDDNRIPVISSIARGADGHVYNVNADTAASALAVALGAEKLVVLTDVEGLYADWPVSDEVISRLDADELAALMPNLSTGMLPKMEACLRAVQAGVPAAHVLDGRVAHSLLLEVFTDEGIGTMVVPARDKQAKAAAAGDIDHADNDDEDSEGAA, encoded by the coding sequence ATGCGGACGGAATCGGCCGACAAACAGGGGCGCAACAACGCGGCACTGGCCAAGGCGCACACGCTGATCGAGGCGTTGCCGTGGTTGGAGCGCTTCTACGGCAAGACCGTGGTGATCAAGTTCGGCGGCAACGCCATGGTCGACGACGCGCTCAAGCAGGCGTTCGCCCAGGACCTGGTCTTCCTGCGGTTCGCCGGGCTGCGCCCGGTGATCGTGCACGGCGGCGGCCCGCAGATCAGCGCGCAGCTCGACCGGCTCGGCATCGAGTCCTCGTTCGCCGGCGGCCTTCGGGTGACCACGCCCGAGGCGATGGACGTGGTGCGCATGGTCCTCGCCGGCCAGGTGCAGCGCGAGATCGTCGGCCTGATCAACCGGCACGGGCCGTTCGCCGTCGGGATGACCGGCGAGGACGCGCACACGATGACCGCGGAGAAGCGGCTCGCGGTCGTGGACGGCGAGTCGGTCGACATCGGCCTGGTCGGCGACATCGTCGAGGTCGACCCCGGCGCGATCCGGGCGCTGCTCGACGACAACCGGATACCGGTGATCTCCTCGATCGCGCGCGGCGCCGACGGGCACGTCTACAACGTCAACGCCGACACCGCGGCCTCGGCGCTCGCGGTGGCGCTCGGCGCGGAGAAACTGGTCGTGCTCACCGACGTCGAGGGGCTGTACGCCGACTGGCCCGTCAGCGACGAGGTGATATCGCGCCTGGACGCCGACGAGTTGGCCGCGCTGATGCCGAACCTGTCCACCGGCATGCTGCCCAAGATGGAGGCGTGCCTGCGGGCCGTGCAGGCCGGGGTGCCGGCCGCGCACGTGCTCGACGGGCGCGTCGCGCACTCGCTGCTCCTCGAGGTGTTCACCGACGAGGGGATCGGGACCATGGTGGTGCCCGCTCGGGACAAGCAGGCCAAGGCCGCGGCGGCGGGCGACATCGACCACGCGGACAACGACGACGAAGACTCCGAGGGGGCGGCGTGA
- a CDS encoding acetylornithine transaminase — MTGTDSGATGALTQRWNQALMHNYGTPAIELTSGSGARVVDAAGNTYVDFLGGIAVNALGHAHPAIAAAVGAQLGRLGHVSNLYIAEPPVALAERLLGLFDRPGRVYFGNSGAEANEAAFKIARRTGRPQIIAAEGGFHGRTMGALAMTGQPAKREPFAPLPGGVDFVPYGDVDALRAAVGPRTAAVILEPIQGENGVVMPGAGYLAAAREITAAHGALLILDEIQTGIARTGAWFAHQPLGIEPDVVTLAKGLGGGLPIGACVAFGPAAELLRPGQHGTTFGGNPICCAAALAVLDTIENDDLCTRSAQLGERLRAGIDKIAHPLVDEVSGAGLLIGIVLTAPVAQAVQRAAQDAGFLVNAAVPTRVRLAPPLVVDDADVDALLGALPAILDAGLAAAPAGGTS, encoded by the coding sequence GTGACCGGCACCGACAGCGGTGCCACCGGTGCGCTGACGCAGCGGTGGAACCAGGCACTGATGCACAACTACGGCACTCCCGCGATCGAGCTGACCAGCGGCTCGGGCGCGCGTGTCGTGGACGCCGCGGGCAACACCTACGTCGACTTTCTCGGCGGCATCGCGGTCAACGCGCTCGGCCACGCGCACCCGGCGATCGCCGCCGCGGTGGGCGCGCAGCTGGGCCGGCTGGGCCACGTGTCCAACCTCTACATCGCCGAACCGCCCGTGGCGCTCGCCGAGCGGCTGCTCGGCCTGTTCGACCGTCCCGGCCGGGTCTACTTCGGCAACTCGGGCGCCGAGGCCAACGAGGCCGCGTTCAAGATCGCCCGGCGTACCGGTCGACCGCAGATCATCGCCGCCGAGGGCGGCTTCCACGGCCGCACCATGGGCGCGCTGGCGATGACCGGCCAGCCCGCCAAGCGCGAGCCGTTCGCCCCGCTGCCCGGCGGCGTCGACTTCGTGCCCTACGGCGACGTCGACGCGCTGCGCGCCGCCGTCGGTCCGCGGACCGCCGCGGTGATCCTGGAGCCCATCCAGGGCGAGAACGGCGTGGTCATGCCCGGCGCGGGCTATCTGGCCGCGGCCCGGGAGATCACCGCCGCGCACGGCGCGCTGCTGATCCTGGACGAGATCCAGACCGGCATAGCCCGCACCGGCGCCTGGTTCGCCCACCAGCCGCTCGGCATCGAGCCCGACGTGGTCACGCTGGCCAAGGGCCTGGGCGGCGGGCTGCCGATCGGCGCCTGTGTCGCCTTCGGGCCGGCGGCCGAGCTGTTGCGGCCGGGCCAGCACGGCACCACGTTCGGCGGCAACCCGATCTGCTGCGCCGCGGCGCTCGCGGTGCTCGACACGATCGAGAACGACGACCTGTGCACCCGTTCGGCGCAACTCGGCGAGCGACTGCGGGCGGGAATCGACAAGATCGCCCATCCGCTGGTCGACGAGGTGAGCGGAGCGGGCCTGTTGATCGGTATCGTGCTCACCGCACCGGTGGCGCAGGCGGTGCAACGGGCGGCACAGGACGCGGGTTTCCTCGTCAACGCCGCCGTGCCCACCCGGGTTCGGCTCGCCCCGCCGCTCGTCGTCGACGACGCGGACGTGGACGCGCTGCTCGGGGCGCTGCCCGCAATCCTGGACGCCGGCCTCGCCGCCGCACCCGCCGGAGGAACTTCGTGA
- the argJ gene encoding bifunctional glutamate N-acetyltransferase/amino-acid acetyltransferase ArgJ, giving the protein MSVTAAQGFRAAGVAAGLKSTGAPDVALIVNDGPSIAGAAVFTSNRVKAAPVVWSEQVVKAGLVQAVVLNSGGANACTGTEGFRNTHATAEKVADALGLNAGEIVVASTGLIGVQLPMDRLLPGVDKAAAALSADGGEAAAIAIKTTDTVHKQSVVTDPAGWTVGGMAKGAGMLAPGLATMLVVLTTDAAVDAETLDAVLRGATHTTFDRIDSDGCMSTNDTVLLMASGASGVEPDLAAFAEAVRAVSGDLARQLIGDAEGASKDIRIDVAGAATEADALEVARSIARNNLFKCAVHGEDANWGRVLAAIGTTAATFDPDRLDVAFNGVWVCRDGFVGEDRELVDMTPRETHIVVNLNAGEAAVTVWTNDLTADYVHENSAYSS; this is encoded by the coding sequence GTGAGCGTCACCGCAGCACAGGGCTTTCGCGCCGCGGGCGTGGCCGCGGGCCTCAAGAGCACGGGCGCGCCCGACGTGGCGCTGATCGTCAACGACGGGCCCTCGATCGCCGGGGCGGCGGTGTTCACCTCCAACCGGGTCAAGGCCGCGCCGGTGGTGTGGTCCGAGCAGGTGGTCAAGGCCGGCCTCGTGCAGGCGGTCGTGCTCAACTCCGGCGGCGCCAACGCGTGCACCGGCACCGAGGGTTTTCGCAACACGCACGCCACCGCCGAGAAGGTCGCCGACGCGCTCGGGCTGAACGCGGGCGAGATCGTGGTGGCCTCCACCGGTTTGATCGGCGTGCAACTGCCGATGGACCGGCTGCTGCCGGGCGTCGACAAGGCGGCGGCGGCGCTGAGCGCCGACGGCGGCGAGGCCGCGGCGATCGCGATCAAGACCACCGACACCGTGCACAAGCAGTCCGTGGTCACCGACCCCGCCGGGTGGACCGTCGGCGGCATGGCCAAGGGCGCGGGCATGCTCGCCCCCGGCCTGGCCACCATGCTCGTCGTGCTCACCACCGACGCCGCGGTCGACGCCGAGACGCTGGACGCGGTGCTGCGCGGCGCCACGCACACCACGTTCGACCGGATCGACTCCGACGGCTGCATGTCCACCAACGACACCGTGCTGCTGATGGCCTCCGGCGCCTCCGGCGTCGAGCCCGACCTCGCCGCGTTCGCCGAGGCGGTGCGCGCCGTCAGCGGCGACCTCGCCCGACAGCTGATCGGCGACGCCGAGGGCGCGAGCAAGGACATCCGGATCGACGTGGCGGGCGCCGCGACCGAGGCCGACGCGCTCGAGGTGGCCCGCTCGATCGCGCGGAACAACCTGTTCAAGTGCGCCGTGCACGGCGAGGACGCCAACTGGGGCCGAGTGCTCGCCGCGATCGGCACCACCGCCGCGACCTTCGACCCCGACCGACTCGACGTCGCCTTCAACGGCGTGTGGGTGTGCCGGGACGGCTTCGTCGGCGAGGACCGCGAACTGGTCGACATGACCCCGCGCGAGACGCACATCGTGGTGAACCTCAACGCCGGCGAGGCCGCCGTGACGGTGTGGACCAACGACCTCACCGCCGACTACGTCCACGAGAACTCGGCCTACTCGTCGTGA
- a CDS encoding methionine ABC transporter ATP-binding protein — MIRTTALSKVYRSRERQVTALDGVDLHVREGEIFGVLGRSGAGKSTLIRCVNRLERPTSGTVEVGGRELTSLSASALRAERRGIGMIFQHFNLLSSRTVAGNVAVPLEIAGVPRRDRARRVAELLDLVGLAEHAKAYPAQLSGGQKQRVGIARALAAEPRVLLSDEATSALDPETTRSILALLRDLRDRLGLTILLITHEMDVVKNICDSAALMEGGRIVESGTVPELLGRSDSRLAREMFPLGTPAVLAGRTLVDITFRGEETAQPFISTLARTYNVDVNVLGAAVESVGGRQIGRMRISLDGTFEHNVVPIGYLREQGLQVDVIDEAEAESGTGHTTSDADVAAADGGALAGKEL; from the coding sequence GTGATCCGTACCACTGCCCTGAGCAAGGTCTATCGCAGCCGAGAACGGCAGGTGACCGCGCTCGACGGGGTCGACCTGCACGTGCGCGAAGGCGAGATCTTCGGTGTGCTCGGCCGCAGCGGCGCCGGCAAGAGCACCCTGATCCGCTGCGTCAACCGCCTGGAGCGCCCCACGTCGGGCACCGTCGAGGTGGGCGGGCGCGAGTTGACCTCGCTGTCCGCGAGCGCGCTGCGCGCCGAGCGGCGCGGCATCGGGATGATCTTCCAGCACTTCAACCTCCTCTCCAGCCGCACCGTCGCCGGGAACGTCGCGGTACCGCTGGAGATCGCCGGGGTGCCGCGCCGGGACCGGGCCCGCCGGGTCGCCGAACTACTCGACCTGGTCGGCCTCGCCGAGCACGCCAAGGCGTACCCCGCGCAGCTGTCCGGCGGCCAGAAGCAGCGGGTGGGCATCGCCCGCGCGCTGGCCGCCGAACCGCGCGTACTGCTGTCCGACGAGGCCACCTCGGCGCTCGACCCGGAGACCACCCGCTCGATCCTGGCCCTGCTGCGCGACCTGCGCGACCGACTCGGCCTGACGATCCTGCTGATCACCCACGAGATGGACGTGGTCAAGAACATCTGCGACTCGGCCGCGCTGATGGAAGGCGGCCGAATCGTCGAGTCGGGCACGGTGCCCGAGCTGCTCGGCCGCTCCGACTCGCGGCTGGCCCGGGAGATGTTCCCGCTGGGTACGCCCGCCGTGCTCGCGGGCCGCACGCTGGTCGACATCACCTTCCGGGGCGAGGAGACGGCGCAGCCGTTCATCTCCACCCTCGCGCGCACCTACAACGTGGACGTCAACGTCCTGGGCGCGGCCGTGGAGAGCGTCGGCGGCCGGCAGATCGGCCGGATGCGGATCTCGCTCGACGGCACCTTCGAGCACAACGTGGTGCCGATCGGCTACCTGCGCGAGCAGGGCCTCCAGGTCGACGTGATCGACGAGGCCGAAGCCGAGTCGGGGACCGGCCACACCACATCGGACGCCGACGTCGCCGCCGCCGACGGCGGGGCGCTCGCGGGCAAGGAGCTCTGA
- a CDS encoding arginine repressor, translating into MSSEPGAGEPGTDATPVEGVYAVPSTRIARHRRIVDILTRHPVRSQNQLARLLAEDGLAVTQATLSRDLDELGAVKIRDAEGSLIYAVPAEGGDRTPRAPLEESAVEGRLSRLAGELLVSAEASGNLVVVRTPPGAAQFLASAMDHAESRLILGTIAGDDTILMVSRDPEGGAALAAHLLALAEHKG; encoded by the coding sequence ATGAGCAGCGAGCCCGGCGCCGGCGAGCCCGGCACCGACGCGACCCCGGTCGAGGGCGTATACGCGGTGCCCAGCACCCGGATCGCCCGCCACCGGCGGATCGTCGACATCCTGACCCGACACCCGGTCCGGTCGCAGAACCAACTCGCCCGGCTGCTCGCCGAGGACGGACTCGCCGTCACCCAGGCCACGCTGTCCCGGGACCTCGACGAACTCGGCGCGGTGAAGATCCGCGACGCGGAGGGATCGCTGATCTACGCCGTGCCGGCGGAGGGCGGCGATCGCACCCCCCGGGCGCCGCTGGAGGAGTCCGCGGTCGAGGGGCGGCTGTCCCGGCTGGCCGGCGAACTGCTGGTGTCGGCCGAGGCGTCGGGCAACCTCGTCGTAGTGCGCACACCACCCGGGGCGGCCCAGTTCCTGGCCTCCGCGATGGACCACGCCGAGTCCCGGCTGATCCTGGGCACCATCGCCGGCGACGACACCATCCTGATGGTCTCGCGCGACCCGGAGGGCGGCGCGGCGCTCGCCGCGCACCTCCTGGCGCTCGCCGAGCACAAGGGATAG
- a CDS encoding alpha/beta hydrolase family protein, which produces MLDHLRRIRSQGEKSAAVVADLPVGALLRSVPSSVGFGVRSYVRSLRAERRRHPEIPTVFPTPGLVSAAFLDELVVAVLAGGRLSPDPEDVQRIRIEIADAVAKFRAESYLDDPTRFHPRPPAPDDPVLRDRLYGTIGYEQLTFESGYMPRAGVPGATRWQGAGANQRVWAYVLRHPGAPRPWLVNLHGFGMGRPGDLAAFRSQRLHRELGVNVIHPVLPMHGPRKSTRTHDGTFISFDYLGNVHGLGQAVWDVRRCLAWVRGQGDADTPVAVHGLSLGAYVAALVAGLEDLDCVIVGVPSVDMAWVMSHHVPEDVEREVRAAGLLGADAETVHRVVSPLAVTPRVPLERRFVYAGLADRMATPQQAYRLWKHWEEPSVCWYRGSHIGAVWNRQAHRFIEDALTSSGIGRRKTW; this is translated from the coding sequence ATGCTCGATCACCTGCGTCGAATACGTTCCCAGGGGGAGAAGTCCGCCGCCGTGGTCGCGGATCTTCCGGTCGGCGCGCTGCTGCGCAGTGTCCCCTCCTCGGTGGGCTTCGGAGTGCGCTCCTATGTGCGGTCGTTGCGCGCCGAGCGGCGCCGACATCCCGAGATACCCACCGTGTTCCCCACCCCGGGACTGGTCTCCGCGGCCTTCCTGGACGAACTCGTGGTGGCCGTCCTGGCCGGCGGCCGGCTGTCCCCGGACCCCGAGGACGTCCAACGGATCCGGATCGAAATCGCCGACGCGGTGGCCAAGTTCCGCGCCGAGAGCTACCTCGACGATCCGACCCGCTTCCACCCCCGACCGCCCGCCCCGGACGACCCGGTGCTCCGGGACCGGCTCTACGGCACCATCGGCTACGAGCAACTGACGTTCGAGAGCGGGTACATGCCCCGAGCCGGCGTGCCGGGGGCCACCCGGTGGCAGGGGGCGGGCGCCAATCAGCGGGTGTGGGCGTACGTGCTGCGCCACCCCGGCGCACCGCGGCCGTGGCTGGTGAACCTGCACGGCTTCGGCATGGGCCGACCCGGCGACCTGGCCGCGTTCCGCTCGCAGCGGCTGCACCGCGAACTCGGCGTCAACGTGATCCACCCGGTGCTGCCCATGCACGGGCCGCGCAAGAGCACGCGCACCCACGACGGCACGTTCATCTCGTTCGACTACCTCGGCAACGTGCACGGCCTGGGGCAGGCCGTGTGGGACGTGCGCCGCTGCCTGGCGTGGGTGCGCGGGCAGGGTGACGCCGACACCCCCGTCGCGGTGCACGGGCTCTCGCTGGGCGCCTACGTCGCCGCCCTGGTCGCGGGCCTGGAGGACCTGGACTGCGTGATCGTCGGCGTGCCCTCGGTCGACATGGCGTGGGTGATGTCGCACCACGTACCCGAGGACGTCGAGCGCGAGGTGCGCGCGGCGGGGTTGCTCGGCGCGGACGCCGAGACGGTCCACCGTGTGGTCTCGCCGCTGGCGGTGACCCCCCGGGTGCCGCTGGAGCGGCGCTTCGTCTACGCCGGCCTGGCCGATCGGATGGCCACGCCGCAGCAGGCGTATCGGCTCTGGAAGCACTGGGAGGAACCATCCGTCTGCTGGTACCGGGGCTCGCACATCGGAGCCGTGTGGAACCGGCAGGCGCACCGCTTCATCGAGGATGCCCTGACCTCGTCGGGCATCGGGAGGAGGAAAACCTGGTGA
- a CDS encoding wax ester/triacylglycerol synthase family O-acyltransferase: MKLSGLDSAFLALESQEWPAHVVCLTIVDASDTGGRVDRAAFARTLAARLPRLPLLRRKLVRGPWGLARPHWVEDPDFDLGNHLRRATLAAPGGRRELTAMAEEIYRHRLDRDRPLWEWWIVDGLENGRVAHLWKVHHACIDGRSGAAMQEIFFDAVPNPPAEQAPASALAPTEPEGVPEGWDALREGALSLAGTPVRVGRQLGRLGQGVLQAALTGRLSRALPLNVPRTRFNAPIGPRRAYGFCSVSLSDVKLVKNAFGVKVNDVVLAMVAGALREHLDALGELPERELVATVPVDATRGGERAGGNLITGMLVGLATDVAEPGERLLCVHENSDAAKAVQSAMGGELLTGLAEAPPPALLGALGGLYREARLASVLPALCNVTVSNVPGPRRPLYAHGQRVEAFHSMGIIADGFGLFIGGMSYDDRIDIGVLADRDALPDPFALADAIVEQLNHLLKAADEVAPPRPTRDLPAEPFGAGGAESGAGAVVPKVPGPRRVEEDRAVDAAGFEAGRA, from the coding sequence GTGAAGCTCTCCGGTCTGGATTCGGCATTCCTGGCCCTGGAGTCGCAGGAGTGGCCGGCGCACGTCGTCTGCCTGACCATCGTCGACGCCTCGGACACCGGGGGCCGCGTCGACCGCGCCGCGTTCGCGCGCACGCTGGCCGCGCGACTGCCCCGGCTGCCGCTGCTGCGCCGCAAACTGGTCCGCGGCCCGTGGGGGCTGGCCCGGCCGCACTGGGTCGAGGACCCCGACTTCGATCTGGGCAACCACCTGCGTCGGGCCACCCTGGCGGCTCCCGGCGGCCGGCGTGAACTGACCGCCATGGCCGAGGAGATCTACCGCCACCGCCTGGACCGCGACCGCCCGCTGTGGGAGTGGTGGATCGTCGACGGCCTGGAGAACGGGCGGGTCGCGCACCTGTGGAAGGTGCACCACGCGTGCATCGACGGGCGCTCCGGCGCCGCGATGCAGGAGATCTTCTTCGACGCCGTCCCGAACCCGCCGGCCGAGCAGGCGCCCGCGTCGGCGCTCGCGCCGACCGAGCCGGAAGGTGTGCCCGAGGGATGGGACGCGCTCCGCGAGGGCGCGCTCTCGCTGGCCGGCACGCCCGTGCGGGTGGGCCGGCAACTCGGCCGCCTGGGACAGGGCGTGCTACAGGCCGCGCTGACCGGACGGCTGAGCCGGGCGCTGCCGCTGAACGTGCCCAGGACCCGGTTCAACGCGCCGATCGGCCCGCGGCGGGCGTACGGCTTCTGCAGCGTCTCGCTCTCCGACGTCAAGCTGGTGAAGAACGCCTTCGGGGTCAAGGTCAACGACGTGGTGCTCGCGATGGTGGCCGGCGCGCTGCGCGAACACCTGGACGCGCTGGGCGAGTTGCCCGAGCGGGAACTGGTCGCCACGGTGCCGGTGGACGCCACGCGCGGCGGCGAGCGCGCCGGCGGCAACCTGATCACCGGGATGCTGGTGGGGCTGGCCACCGACGTGGCCGAGCCCGGCGAGCGGCTGCTGTGCGTACACGAGAACTCCGACGCGGCCAAGGCCGTGCAGAGCGCGATGGGCGGCGAGTTGCTCACGGGTCTGGCCGAGGCGCCGCCGCCGGCGCTGCTCGGGGCGCTCGGCGGGCTCTACCGCGAGGCCCGGCTCGCGTCCGTGTTGCCGGCGTTGTGCAACGTCACCGTCTCGAACGTGCCCGGCCCGCGCAGGCCGCTGTATGCCCACGGGCAGAGGGTGGAGGCGTTTCATTCGATGGGGATCATCGCCGACGGCTTCGGGCTGTTCATCGGTGGCATGAGCTACGACGACCGGATCGACATCGGCGTGCTGGCCGATCGGGACGCGCTGCCGGACCCGTTCGCCCTGGCGGACGCCATCGTCGAGCAGTTGAACCACCTGTTGAAGGCGGCGGACGAGGTCGCGCCGCCGCGCCCGACGCGGGATCTGCCGGCCGAGCCCTTCGGCGCGGGTGGCGCGGAGAGCGGGGCCGGGGCCGTCGTGCCCAAGGTGCCCGGTCCGCGACGGGTCGAGGAGGATCGTGCGGTCGATGCCGCCGGATTCGAGGCGGGTCGCGCGTGA
- a CDS encoding GNAT family N-acetyltransferase, whose translation MGQNVGIGTADVSDAEQILKLQYLCYQGEAALYNDYGIEPLTQSLESLRAEFETHTVLVARLGEEVVGSVRGTIDDGVARIGKLIVHPRLQRHMLGTRLLRAIEAKLADAAEYELFTGHRSENNLRLYERLGYVSGRIEKVSPRLSLVYLRKTAVLAA comes from the coding sequence ATGGGGCAGAACGTGGGTATCGGCACGGCGGACGTATCCGACGCCGAGCAGATTCTCAAGCTTCAGTACCTCTGTTACCAGGGCGAGGCCGCCCTCTACAACGACTACGGCATCGAGCCGCTGACGCAGAGCCTGGAGAGCCTGCGCGCCGAGTTCGAGACGCACACCGTGCTGGTGGCGCGCCTGGGCGAGGAGGTCGTCGGCTCGGTGCGCGGCACCATCGACGACGGCGTGGCCCGGATCGGCAAGCTGATCGTGCACCCCCGACTGCAGCGGCACATGCTCGGCACCCGGTTGCTGCGCGCGATCGAGGCGAAACTCGCCGACGCGGCGGAGTACGAACTGTTCACCGGTCACCGCAGCGAGAACAACCTGCGGCTGTACGAACGCCTCGGCTACGTCTCCGGCCGGATCGAGAAGGTCAGCCCCCGGCTGAGCCTGGTCTACCTGCGCAAGACCGCCGTCCTCGCGGCCTGA
- the argH gene encoding argininosuccinate lyase has product MSDSPDRVSLWGGRFSGGPSEALALLSASVHFDWRLAPYDIAGSRAHARVLHAAGLLTDDELTRMLAGLDTLAEHVESGVLVATIADEDVHTALERGLLDILGPDLGGKLRAGRSRNDQIATLGRMYLRDHARILGRLLADLQEALIEQAAAHPDAVMPGRTHLQHAQPVLLAHHLLAHVQAFARDADRLRDWDRRADVSAYGSGALAGSSLGLDPESVARDLGFSASAANSIDGTASRDFAAEFAFVTAMLGVNLSRLAEEIIVWNTKEFSFVTLDDAFSTGSSIMPQKKNPDIAELARGKSGRLIGNLTGLMATLKALPLAYNRDLQEDKEPVFDSCDTLEVLLPAFTGMIATLTFHRERLAELAPAGFSLATDIAEWLVRRGTPFRVAHEVAGACVKYCEPRGIELWDLTDDQLAEISPELTPEVRSVLTVSGSVASRDGRGGTAPVRVAEQLGELRADLAGQRKWAGV; this is encoded by the coding sequence ATGAGCGACAGCCCCGACCGGGTGAGCCTGTGGGGCGGCCGTTTCTCCGGCGGCCCCTCCGAGGCTTTGGCCCTGCTCTCCGCCAGCGTGCACTTCGACTGGCGGCTCGCGCCGTACGACATCGCCGGCTCCCGGGCGCACGCCCGGGTCCTGCACGCGGCCGGACTGCTCACCGACGACGAGCTGACCCGCATGCTGGCCGGCCTGGACACGCTCGCGGAACACGTCGAGTCCGGCGTCCTGGTCGCCACGATCGCCGACGAGGACGTGCACACCGCGCTGGAGCGCGGCCTGCTCGACATCCTCGGCCCCGACCTCGGCGGCAAGCTGCGCGCGGGCCGCTCGCGCAACGACCAGATCGCCACCCTGGGCCGGATGTACCTGCGCGACCACGCGCGGATCCTGGGCCGGCTGCTCGCCGACCTCCAGGAGGCGCTGATCGAGCAGGCCGCCGCGCATCCCGACGCGGTGATGCCGGGCCGCACCCACCTCCAGCACGCCCAGCCGGTGCTGCTCGCGCACCACCTGCTCGCCCACGTGCAGGCCTTCGCGCGCGACGCCGACCGGCTGCGCGACTGGGACCGGCGCGCCGACGTGTCGGCGTACGGCTCGGGCGCGCTCGCCGGGTCCTCGCTCGGGCTGGACCCCGAGTCGGTGGCCCGCGACCTCGGGTTCTCCGCGTCCGCGGCGAACTCGATCGACGGCACCGCCTCGCGCGACTTCGCCGCGGAGTTCGCGTTCGTCACCGCGATGCTCGGGGTGAACCTGTCCCGGCTGGCCGAGGAGATCATCGTCTGGAACACGAAGGAGTTCTCCTTCGTGACGCTGGACGACGCCTTCTCCACCGGCTCCTCGATCATGCCGCAGAAGAAGAACCCCGACATCGCGGAGTTGGCGCGCGGCAAGTCGGGCCGGCTGATCGGCAACCTCACCGGGTTGATGGCCACCCTGAAGGCGCTGCCGCTGGCCTACAACCGCGACCTCCAGGAGGACAAGGAGCCGGTCTTCGACTCGTGCGACACGCTCGAAGTCCTGCTCCCGGCGTTCACCGGGATGATCGCCACGCTCACCTTCCACCGCGAGCGGCTGGCCGAACTGGCGCCGGCCGGCTTTTCGTTGGCCACCGACATCGCCGAGTGGCTGGTCCGCCGCGGCACCCCGTTCCGGGTGGCGCACGAGGTGGCGGGCGCGTGTGTGAAGTACTGCGAGCCGCGCGGAATCGAGCTGTGGGACCTGACGGACGATCAACTCGCGGAGATCTCGCCGGAGTTGACCCCGGAGGTGCGCTCGGTACTGACCGTGTCCGGCTCGGTCGCCTCGCGTGACGGGCGCGGGGGCACCGCCCCGGTCCGGGTCGCCGAGCAACTCGGCGAGCTGCGGGCGGACCTGGCCGGCCAGCGCAAGTGGGCCGGCGTGTAA